Within Prosthecodimorpha staleyi, the genomic segment GGTCGCCGTGGAAGATCAGTTCCTCGACAGTCGCGTCGAAGATGTTCGACACCGAGCCGGGCGCCGGCTCGATGCGGACCCGCTCCGGACGGATCGACAGCGTCGAGCGGGCGCCGGCGACCGCCTGTTCGACCGCGGTCGCCAGGATCGCGGTGCCGTCCTCGAGCCGGACGCGGCATTGGCCGCCGTCGCGCTCATCGACCGTGCCGGTCATGCGGTTGTTCTCGCCGATGAACTGGGCCACGAAGGAGTTGGACGGGCGCTCGTAGATCTCGTCCGGCGGCGCGACCTGCTGGATCGCGCCCTCGTTGAAGACGGCGACCCGGTCCGACATGGTCAGCGCCTCGGATTGGTCGTGGGTCACGTAGACCACGGTGACGCCGAGCCGCTCGTGGATGTGGCGGATCTCCATCTGCATGTGCTCGCGCAGCTGCTTGTCGAGCGCGCCGAGCGGCTCGTCCATCAGGACCAGCTTGGGTTCGAAGACGAGGGCACGGGCGAGCGCCACGCGCTGCTGCTGGCCACCGGACAGCTGGCCGGGGCGCCGCGCCGTGAACGAGGTCAGATGCACCATGTCGAGGGCGCGCTTGACCCGCTCGAAGATGGCCGGCCCGGCCACGTTGCGCACCCGGAGCGGGAAAGCGACATTCTCGGCGACGGTCATGTGCGGAAACAGGGCATAGTTCTGGAACACCATGCCGATGTCGCGCTTCTCCGGCGGCACCCGGTTGAGCGGCCGGCCGTCCAGCGTGATGGTGCCGTGGGTCGGCGCCTCGAAGCCGGCCAGCATCAT encodes:
- a CDS encoding ABC transporter ATP-binding protein yields the protein MSRADPFVEFSGVQKTYDGETLVVKNLNLEIARGEFLTLLGPSGSGKTTSLMMLAGFEAPTHGTITLDGRPLNRVPPEKRDIGMVFQNYALFPHMTVAENVAFPLRVRNVAGPAIFERVKRALDMVHLTSFTARRPGQLSGGQQQRVALARALVFEPKLVLMDEPLGALDKQLREHMQMEIRHIHERLGVTVVYVTHDQSEALTMSDRVAVFNEGAIQQVAPPDEIYERPSNSFVAQFIGENNRMTGTVDERDGGQCRVRLEDGTAILATAVEQAVAGARSTLSIRPERVRIEPAPGSVSNIFDATVEELIFHGDHLRVRVAFGGVRDFVVKVHNSDDRPSLAVGAPVRIGWRSDDCRALDAVG